A genomic region of Nymphaea colorata isolate Beijing-Zhang1983 chromosome 2, ASM883128v2, whole genome shotgun sequence contains the following coding sequences:
- the LOC116248447 gene encoding pentatricopeptide repeat-containing protein At4g36680, mitochondrial-like, translating to MASFLRRRCVLNFHRHFSSHAAAPLPPPPPPSESISASLIRTKIKSEQDPDAIVRLVSPLAESLTATTSVAGRHARDIAVRRLAKYRRSSDVEAFLEGMKKHHPQTANPEAFLSGLIISYGKAGMVDHAVRSFDELEGLGVRPSLAAFNALLAACVQAKRFDKVPDLFHDIPSRYPEISPDKVSYGVLAKALCEKGKPEKAYDLLKEMEEKEIEVTGVTYTTILDGFYKKRNEKMGDKIWDLMRKKEGSLIDSTAYNAKILNVAHNGKPEEVLKLLEEMERLGLKPNVVSYNFLLTSYCKSGNYEEGKKVYRQMRGKGCHPNAATFRTLLFFLCKGGDLESAMKVYKESVRRDRIPDFGTMKIFVEALTKGSREADAKSVIAQMKKKYQDSFLNAWRKLEVALGFTEDDGGSSAVASA from the coding sequence ATGGCCTCCTTCCTCCGACGCCGCTGCGTCCTCAATTTCCACCGCCATTTCTCCTCCCATGCGGCtgcgccgctgccgccgccaccaccaccgtcTGAATCGATTTCGGCGTCATTGATCCGGACCAAGATCAAGTCCGAGCAGGACCCCGATGCCATTGTCCGCCTGGTCAGTCCTCTTGCCGAAAGCCTCACTGCCACTACCTCCGTCGCCGGCCGCCACGCTCGCGACATCGCCGTCCGGCGTCTCGCCAAGTACCGGCGCTCCTCTGATGTCGAAGCCTTCCTGGAGGGGATGAAGAAGCACCACCCGCAGACGGCGAACCCAGAGGCCTTCCTGTCGGGGCTTATCATATCGTATGGCAAGGCCGGTATGGTCGACCACGCTGTCCGGTCTTTCGACGAGCTCGAGGGGCTTGGGGTCCGCCCCTCCCTTGCCGCCTTCAACGCGTTGCTCGCCGCCTGCGTCCAGGCGAAGCGATTCGACAAGGTGCCGGATCTCTTTCACGACATTCCTTCAAGGTACCCGGAGATCTCGCCGGATAAAGTATCGTACGGAGTCCTCGCGAAGGCTTTATGTGAAAAGGGCAAGCCGGAGAAGGCCTACGATCTCCTgaaggagatggaggagaaggagataGAAGTCACCGGAGTCACCTACACGACGATCCTCGACGGCTTCTACAAGAAGCGAAACGAAAAAATGGGCGACAAAATTTGGGATTTGATGCGGAAAAAAGAAGGCTCTCTGATCGATTCCACGGCGTATAACGCTAAAATATTGAACGTCGCCCACAATGGCAAGCCAGAGGAGGTTCTGAAGCTGCTTGAGGAAATGGAACGTCTTGGGTTGAAGCCTAACGTCGTTAGCTACAATTTCCTTCTCACCTCTTACTGCAAGAGTGGAAACTATGAGGAGGGGAAGAAGGTCTATAGGCAGATGAGGGGAAAAGGGTGCCACCCCAATGCGGCGACGTTTAGGACattgttgttctttttgtgtAAGGGTGGTGATCTGGAGTCCGCCATGAAGGTCTACAAAGAGAGCGTTAGGAGGGATAGAATTCCTGATTTCGGAACCATGAAGATCTTCGTGGAAGCATTGACGAAGGGATCGAGAGAAGCCGACGCGAAATCGGTGATCGCGCAGATGAAGAAGAAGTACCAAGATTCATTTCTGAATGCGTGGAGGAAACTTGAAGTTGCTCTTGGTTTCACGGAGGATGACGGAGGATCATCAGCCGTGGCCTCTGCATAG
- the LOC116248445 gene encoding pre-mRNA-processing protein 40C isoform X2, whose product MQSSMPGASSQAVVSVRPPVAGLFAGPEASRDPNDVSNNQQQETVQSKFATPPAYAIPPPSFSYGVVSQTSATSGSSKQGSTDGVKFALPAATAPMQPPVPTQPSSGPSFSYGIGAHASAGSSSSQQSHSSTASALSSLDSGKFIAPANAASLQPPAPGQSNVAGRPASWDSGTVAQNAPLSLRPPLLAASGYSFPVSLQVPAASEGSQNSQSSASTSAAVAQESSGITSACSSPMVNVPIHTSSIPNIVPAANPYNTVRMPAIPMFPSPPMMPGTPGTPGPPGIHMPAPSSSSNVNARPPALDSSASARPTLPSVPPSSSNSATVNAAQNVQQQMYSAYPGPPIIPPPQALWLRPPQAGGPQHPPFLPYPPVYPGQIPIPVRPVSFPPVTLPEQSQPPGVSPVGPPAETSLTAGGAGQQSSPLGTQSPPPGIDKETKSSDSVKKDEVIISSDGDDAWTAHKTEAGVVYYYNAITGESTYTKPSAFKGEPEKAIGQPIPISWEKLGSTDWSLVTTNDGKKYYYNTRSKVSSWQIPIEVVELRKKQESESSSKMSAPSAPNSGGLEEKSPSSVGLSAPAVNSGGRDAMTLRPSAVPVGSSALDLIKRKLQDAGTPAGSSPLPASSVSSATEVNDPNMVENTAKDQQLDNLKEKIRDANGDGNMSDSSSDSDDNDGGPSKDKYIMEFKEMLKEKGIAPFSKWDKELPKIILDPRFKAVPGYALRRSLFEHYVRNRAEEARKEKRAAQKAAVEGFKQLLEEASEDIDHKTDYATIKQKWGNDPRFLALDRKEREQLLNEKVHPLRKAYEENVQAARAAAVSSFKSMLRDNRDINSSSRWSRMKDSLRGDPRYKSVKHEEREILFNEYISELKAAEQEAERAARAKKEEEEKLKEREREMRKRKEREEQEMERVRLKARRKDAVVSYQALLTEKIKDPQASWTESKPKLDKDPLGRTKNPDLEETDMEKLFREHMKMLYERCAREFRALLAEVITGETASQAAENGKTALNSWTMAKELLKLDPRYSKLPRKERESLWRRHVDEIIRKQKKYDTKDEKANPIEKVKTPMDSRSSPVPGRNHGRR is encoded by the exons ATGCAATCTTCTATGCCTGGAGCAAGTTCTCAAGCTGTAGTTTCAGTCAGACCCCCTGTAGCTGGCCTCTTTGCTGGTCCTGAAGCATCTCGAGATCCTAATGATGTTTCAAATAATCAGCAACAAGAAACTGTTCAGTCAAAGTTTGCTACTCCACCTGCATATGCTATCCctcctccttctttctcttatgGAGTGGTTTCACAAACTAGTGCTACATCTGGAAGCTCGAAGCAGGGTTCTACCGAT GGCGTGAAATTTGCTCTGCCAGCTGCTACAGCACCCATGCAGCCTCCAGTTCCAACACAGCCATCAAGTGGACCATCTTTTTCATATGGAATTGGTGCACATGCTAGTGCTGGTTCTTCAAGTTCTCAGCAGTCCCATTCTTCCACG GCTAGTGCCCTTAGTTCATTGGACAGTGGAAAGTTCATAGCACCAGCCAATGCAGCATCGTTACAACCTCCAGCCCCTGGGCAATCTAATGTTGCTGGGCGTCCAGCTTCGTGGGATTCAGGAACTGTTGCTCAAAATGCACCATTGTCATTACGACCTCCTCTGTTGGCCGCATCTGGTTATTCTTTTCCTGTTAGCTTGCAAGTGCCTGCAGCCTCTGAAGGTTCTCAAAATAGTCAGTCCAGTGCT AGCACCTCCGCAGCAGTTGCACAAGAATCATCAGGCATAACATCGGCTTGTAGTTCACCAATGGTTAATGTGCCTATTCATACATCTTCAATTCCTAATATTGTGCCAGCAGCAAATCCATATAATACTGTGAGGATGCCAGCTATACCAATGTTTCCTAGTCCTCCTATGATGCCCGGCACCCCTGGAACCCCTGGGCCTCCTGGGATACATATGCCTGCCCCATCATCATCTTCTAATGTTAATGCACGGCCACCAGCACTAGATTCATCTGCATCTGCAAGACCTACTTTGCCCTCTGTACCTCCAAGTTCATCAAATTCAGCCACAGTGAATGCTGCTCAAAATGTTCAACAGCAAATGTATTCCGCATATCCAGGACCTCCAATAATTCCTCCACCTCAGGCACTGTGGCTGCGTCCTCCTCAAGCTGGGGGCCCACAGCACCCCCCTTTCCTTCCATACCCACCCGTGTATCCTGGTCAAATTCCTATTCCTGTACGTCCTGTGTCATTTCCTCCAGTTACTTTGCCTGAACAATCTCAACCTCCTGGTGTTTCTCCTGTGGGACCTCCTGCAGAAACATCCTTAACTGCGGGAGGGGCTGGGCAGCAATCAAGCCCCCTGGGGACCCAATCACCACCTCCAGGCATAG ATAAGGAAACAAAGTCTTCTGATTCAGTTAAGAAAGATGAGGTAATTATTAGCAGTGATGGTGATGATGCTTGGACAGCACACAAGACTGAAGCAGGGGTTGTTTATTATTATAATGCTATCACTGGAGAATCAACCTATACTAAGCCTTCTGCATTTAAAGGGGAG CCAGAGAAAGCCATTGGCCAGCCAATTCCAATTTCATG GGAGAAGCTGGGGAGTACAGATTGGTCCCTGGTCACCACTAATGATGGCAAGAAATATTACTATAATACAAGGAGCAAG GTAAGTAGCTGGCAAATACCCATTGAGGTTGTGGAACTAAGAAAGAAGCAGGAATCTGAATCTTCTTCAAAAATGAGTGCACCATCTGCTCCAAATTCTGGTGGATTGGAAGAAAAGTCTCCTTCTTCTGTCGGTCTGAGTGCTCCTGCAGTTAATAGTGGTGGTCGTGATGCAATGACACTTAGACCCTCTGCTGTGCCAGTGGGTTCATCTGCACTGGATCTGATTAAGAGGAAGTTGCAGGATGCTGGCACACCTGCTGGCTCATCTCCTCTTCCAGCTTCATCAGTCTCTTCTGCAACTGAGGTGAATGACCCTAACATGGTGGAGAATACTGCAAAGGACCAGCAACTTgacaatttaaaagaaaaaattagagaTGCTAATGGGGATGGCAATATGTCAGACTCGTCCTCCGATTCAGATGATAATGATGGTGGACCATCCAAGGATAAATATATCATGGAGTTCAAG GAAatgctgaaagaaaaaggaattgcACCTTTTTCAAAATGGGATAAAGAACTTCCAAAAATTATTCTTGATCCACGTTTTAAG GCTGTACCAGGTTATGCATTAAGGAGGTCTCTGTTTGAGCACTATGTTCGTAATCGAGCCGAAGAAGCACGAAAGGAGAAACGGGCAGCACAAAAGGCTGCGGTTGAGGGTTTCAAACAATTGCTGGAAGAAGCTTCAGAG GATATTGATCACAAAACTGATTATGCAACGATTAAACAAAAATGGGGAAATGATCCACGATTTCTGGCCTTGGATCGCAAGGAGCGAGAGCAGTTATTGAATGagaa GGTTCATCCTCTGAGGAAAGCTTATGAAGAGAATGTCCAGGCTGCCCGTGCAGCTGCAGTTTCCAGCTTCAAGTCTATGCTTCGAGATAATCGAGATATCAACAGCAGTAGCCGTTGGTCCAGG ATGAAGGATAGCTTACGGGGTGATCCAAGATACAAATCAGTGAAGCATGAAGAAAGGGAAATTTTGTTCAATGAATACATATCTGAACTAAAAGCTGCAGAACAAGAAGCAGAAAGAGCTGCAAGGgcaaaaaaggaggaagag GAGAAGTTGAAAGAAAGAGAACGTGAAAtgcgcaagagaaaagaaagggaagaacaagAAATGGAAAGAGTGCGCTTGAAGGCGCGTAGAAAGGACGCAGTGGTTTCTTATCAAGCCCTTCTCACAGAGAAGATAAAGGATCCTCAG GCATCATGGACTGAATCAAAACCTAAATTGGATAAAGATCCACTTGGTCGTACCAAAAACCCTGATCTCGAGGAAACTGACATGGAAAAACTATTTCGGGAGCATATGAAGATGCTGTATGAG CGCTGTGCTCGTGAATTTCGGGCCTTGTTAGCTGAAGTTATCACAGGGGAGACTGCATCCCAAGCAGCAGAGAATGGGAAGACTGCGCTCAATTCCTGGACTATGGCAAAGGAACTGTTAAAACTTGACCCAAGATATTCAAAATTGCCTAGGAAAGAGAGGGAGTCTCTCTGGCGTCGACATGTTGATGAGATAATTCGAAAGCAAAAAAAGTATGATACCAAGGATGAGAAAGCGAATCCTATTGAGAAAGTTAAAACTCCCATGGATTCGAGGAGTTCACCAGTGCCGGGGAGAAACCATGGCCGGAGATGA
- the LOC116248445 gene encoding pre-mRNA-processing protein 40C isoform X1, which translates to MQSSMPGASSQAVVSVRPPVAGLFAGPEASRDPNDVSNNQQQETVQSKFATPPAYAIPPPSFSYGVVSQTSATSGSSKQGSTDGVKFALPAATAPMQPPVPTQPSSGPSFSYGIGAHASAGSSSSQQSHSSTVVNPSSASALSSLDSGKFIAPANAASLQPPAPGQSNVAGRPASWDSGTVAQNAPLSLRPPLLAASGYSFPVSLQVPAASEGSQNSQSSASTSAAVAQESSGITSACSSPMVNVPIHTSSIPNIVPAANPYNTVRMPAIPMFPSPPMMPGTPGTPGPPGIHMPAPSSSSNVNARPPALDSSASARPTLPSVPPSSSNSATVNAAQNVQQQMYSAYPGPPIIPPPQALWLRPPQAGGPQHPPFLPYPPVYPGQIPIPVRPVSFPPVTLPEQSQPPGVSPVGPPAETSLTAGGAGQQSSPLGTQSPPPGIDKETKSSDSVKKDEVIISSDGDDAWTAHKTEAGVVYYYNAITGESTYTKPSAFKGEPEKAIGQPIPISWEKLGSTDWSLVTTNDGKKYYYNTRSKVSSWQIPIEVVELRKKQESESSSKMSAPSAPNSGGLEEKSPSSVGLSAPAVNSGGRDAMTLRPSAVPVGSSALDLIKRKLQDAGTPAGSSPLPASSVSSATEVNDPNMVENTAKDQQLDNLKEKIRDANGDGNMSDSSSDSDDNDGGPSKDKYIMEFKEMLKEKGIAPFSKWDKELPKIILDPRFKAVPGYALRRSLFEHYVRNRAEEARKEKRAAQKAAVEGFKQLLEEASEDIDHKTDYATIKQKWGNDPRFLALDRKEREQLLNEKVHPLRKAYEENVQAARAAAVSSFKSMLRDNRDINSSSRWSRMKDSLRGDPRYKSVKHEEREILFNEYISELKAAEQEAERAARAKKEEEEKLKEREREMRKRKEREEQEMERVRLKARRKDAVVSYQALLTEKIKDPQASWTESKPKLDKDPLGRTKNPDLEETDMEKLFREHMKMLYERCAREFRALLAEVITGETASQAAENGKTALNSWTMAKELLKLDPRYSKLPRKERESLWRRHVDEIIRKQKKYDTKDEKANPIEKVKTPMDSRSSPVPGRNHGRR; encoded by the exons ATGCAATCTTCTATGCCTGGAGCAAGTTCTCAAGCTGTAGTTTCAGTCAGACCCCCTGTAGCTGGCCTCTTTGCTGGTCCTGAAGCATCTCGAGATCCTAATGATGTTTCAAATAATCAGCAACAAGAAACTGTTCAGTCAAAGTTTGCTACTCCACCTGCATATGCTATCCctcctccttctttctcttatgGAGTGGTTTCACAAACTAGTGCTACATCTGGAAGCTCGAAGCAGGGTTCTACCGAT GGCGTGAAATTTGCTCTGCCAGCTGCTACAGCACCCATGCAGCCTCCAGTTCCAACACAGCCATCAAGTGGACCATCTTTTTCATATGGAATTGGTGCACATGCTAGTGCTGGTTCTTCAAGTTCTCAGCAGTCCCATTCTTCCACGGTGGTCAATCCTTCCAGT GCTAGTGCCCTTAGTTCATTGGACAGTGGAAAGTTCATAGCACCAGCCAATGCAGCATCGTTACAACCTCCAGCCCCTGGGCAATCTAATGTTGCTGGGCGTCCAGCTTCGTGGGATTCAGGAACTGTTGCTCAAAATGCACCATTGTCATTACGACCTCCTCTGTTGGCCGCATCTGGTTATTCTTTTCCTGTTAGCTTGCAAGTGCCTGCAGCCTCTGAAGGTTCTCAAAATAGTCAGTCCAGTGCT AGCACCTCCGCAGCAGTTGCACAAGAATCATCAGGCATAACATCGGCTTGTAGTTCACCAATGGTTAATGTGCCTATTCATACATCTTCAATTCCTAATATTGTGCCAGCAGCAAATCCATATAATACTGTGAGGATGCCAGCTATACCAATGTTTCCTAGTCCTCCTATGATGCCCGGCACCCCTGGAACCCCTGGGCCTCCTGGGATACATATGCCTGCCCCATCATCATCTTCTAATGTTAATGCACGGCCACCAGCACTAGATTCATCTGCATCTGCAAGACCTACTTTGCCCTCTGTACCTCCAAGTTCATCAAATTCAGCCACAGTGAATGCTGCTCAAAATGTTCAACAGCAAATGTATTCCGCATATCCAGGACCTCCAATAATTCCTCCACCTCAGGCACTGTGGCTGCGTCCTCCTCAAGCTGGGGGCCCACAGCACCCCCCTTTCCTTCCATACCCACCCGTGTATCCTGGTCAAATTCCTATTCCTGTACGTCCTGTGTCATTTCCTCCAGTTACTTTGCCTGAACAATCTCAACCTCCTGGTGTTTCTCCTGTGGGACCTCCTGCAGAAACATCCTTAACTGCGGGAGGGGCTGGGCAGCAATCAAGCCCCCTGGGGACCCAATCACCACCTCCAGGCATAG ATAAGGAAACAAAGTCTTCTGATTCAGTTAAGAAAGATGAGGTAATTATTAGCAGTGATGGTGATGATGCTTGGACAGCACACAAGACTGAAGCAGGGGTTGTTTATTATTATAATGCTATCACTGGAGAATCAACCTATACTAAGCCTTCTGCATTTAAAGGGGAG CCAGAGAAAGCCATTGGCCAGCCAATTCCAATTTCATG GGAGAAGCTGGGGAGTACAGATTGGTCCCTGGTCACCACTAATGATGGCAAGAAATATTACTATAATACAAGGAGCAAG GTAAGTAGCTGGCAAATACCCATTGAGGTTGTGGAACTAAGAAAGAAGCAGGAATCTGAATCTTCTTCAAAAATGAGTGCACCATCTGCTCCAAATTCTGGTGGATTGGAAGAAAAGTCTCCTTCTTCTGTCGGTCTGAGTGCTCCTGCAGTTAATAGTGGTGGTCGTGATGCAATGACACTTAGACCCTCTGCTGTGCCAGTGGGTTCATCTGCACTGGATCTGATTAAGAGGAAGTTGCAGGATGCTGGCACACCTGCTGGCTCATCTCCTCTTCCAGCTTCATCAGTCTCTTCTGCAACTGAGGTGAATGACCCTAACATGGTGGAGAATACTGCAAAGGACCAGCAACTTgacaatttaaaagaaaaaattagagaTGCTAATGGGGATGGCAATATGTCAGACTCGTCCTCCGATTCAGATGATAATGATGGTGGACCATCCAAGGATAAATATATCATGGAGTTCAAG GAAatgctgaaagaaaaaggaattgcACCTTTTTCAAAATGGGATAAAGAACTTCCAAAAATTATTCTTGATCCACGTTTTAAG GCTGTACCAGGTTATGCATTAAGGAGGTCTCTGTTTGAGCACTATGTTCGTAATCGAGCCGAAGAAGCACGAAAGGAGAAACGGGCAGCACAAAAGGCTGCGGTTGAGGGTTTCAAACAATTGCTGGAAGAAGCTTCAGAG GATATTGATCACAAAACTGATTATGCAACGATTAAACAAAAATGGGGAAATGATCCACGATTTCTGGCCTTGGATCGCAAGGAGCGAGAGCAGTTATTGAATGagaa GGTTCATCCTCTGAGGAAAGCTTATGAAGAGAATGTCCAGGCTGCCCGTGCAGCTGCAGTTTCCAGCTTCAAGTCTATGCTTCGAGATAATCGAGATATCAACAGCAGTAGCCGTTGGTCCAGG ATGAAGGATAGCTTACGGGGTGATCCAAGATACAAATCAGTGAAGCATGAAGAAAGGGAAATTTTGTTCAATGAATACATATCTGAACTAAAAGCTGCAGAACAAGAAGCAGAAAGAGCTGCAAGGgcaaaaaaggaggaagag GAGAAGTTGAAAGAAAGAGAACGTGAAAtgcgcaagagaaaagaaagggaagaacaagAAATGGAAAGAGTGCGCTTGAAGGCGCGTAGAAAGGACGCAGTGGTTTCTTATCAAGCCCTTCTCACAGAGAAGATAAAGGATCCTCAG GCATCATGGACTGAATCAAAACCTAAATTGGATAAAGATCCACTTGGTCGTACCAAAAACCCTGATCTCGAGGAAACTGACATGGAAAAACTATTTCGGGAGCATATGAAGATGCTGTATGAG CGCTGTGCTCGTGAATTTCGGGCCTTGTTAGCTGAAGTTATCACAGGGGAGACTGCATCCCAAGCAGCAGAGAATGGGAAGACTGCGCTCAATTCCTGGACTATGGCAAAGGAACTGTTAAAACTTGACCCAAGATATTCAAAATTGCCTAGGAAAGAGAGGGAGTCTCTCTGGCGTCGACATGTTGATGAGATAATTCGAAAGCAAAAAAAGTATGATACCAAGGATGAGAAAGCGAATCCTATTGAGAAAGTTAAAACTCCCATGGATTCGAGGAGTTCACCAGTGCCGGGGAGAAACCATGGCCGGAGATGA
- the LOC116248445 gene encoding pre-mRNA-processing protein 40C isoform X3, whose translation MELVHMLVLVLQVLSSPILPRWSILPASALSSLDSGKFIAPANAASLQPPAPGQSNVAGRPASWDSGTVAQNAPLSLRPPLLAASGYSFPVSLQVPAASEGSQNSQSSASTSAAVAQESSGITSACSSPMVNVPIHTSSIPNIVPAANPYNTVRMPAIPMFPSPPMMPGTPGTPGPPGIHMPAPSSSSNVNARPPALDSSASARPTLPSVPPSSSNSATVNAAQNVQQQMYSAYPGPPIIPPPQALWLRPPQAGGPQHPPFLPYPPVYPGQIPIPVRPVSFPPVTLPEQSQPPGVSPVGPPAETSLTAGGAGQQSSPLGTQSPPPGIDKETKSSDSVKKDEVIISSDGDDAWTAHKTEAGVVYYYNAITGESTYTKPSAFKGEPEKAIGQPIPISWEKLGSTDWSLVTTNDGKKYYYNTRSKVSSWQIPIEVVELRKKQESESSSKMSAPSAPNSGGLEEKSPSSVGLSAPAVNSGGRDAMTLRPSAVPVGSSALDLIKRKLQDAGTPAGSSPLPASSVSSATEVNDPNMVENTAKDQQLDNLKEKIRDANGDGNMSDSSSDSDDNDGGPSKDKYIMEFKEMLKEKGIAPFSKWDKELPKIILDPRFKAVPGYALRRSLFEHYVRNRAEEARKEKRAAQKAAVEGFKQLLEEASEDIDHKTDYATIKQKWGNDPRFLALDRKEREQLLNEKVHPLRKAYEENVQAARAAAVSSFKSMLRDNRDINSSSRWSRMKDSLRGDPRYKSVKHEEREILFNEYISELKAAEQEAERAARAKKEEEEKLKEREREMRKRKEREEQEMERVRLKARRKDAVVSYQALLTEKIKDPQASWTESKPKLDKDPLGRTKNPDLEETDMEKLFREHMKMLYERCAREFRALLAEVITGETASQAAENGKTALNSWTMAKELLKLDPRYSKLPRKERESLWRRHVDEIIRKQKKYDTKDEKANPIEKVKTPMDSRSSPVPGRNHGRR comes from the exons ATGGAATTGGTGCACATGCTAGTGCTGGTTCTTCAAGTTCTCAGCAGTCCCATTCTTCCACGGTGGTCAATCCTTCCA GCTAGTGCCCTTAGTTCATTGGACAGTGGAAAGTTCATAGCACCAGCCAATGCAGCATCGTTACAACCTCCAGCCCCTGGGCAATCTAATGTTGCTGGGCGTCCAGCTTCGTGGGATTCAGGAACTGTTGCTCAAAATGCACCATTGTCATTACGACCTCCTCTGTTGGCCGCATCTGGTTATTCTTTTCCTGTTAGCTTGCAAGTGCCTGCAGCCTCTGAAGGTTCTCAAAATAGTCAGTCCAGTGCT AGCACCTCCGCAGCAGTTGCACAAGAATCATCAGGCATAACATCGGCTTGTAGTTCACCAATGGTTAATGTGCCTATTCATACATCTTCAATTCCTAATATTGTGCCAGCAGCAAATCCATATAATACTGTGAGGATGCCAGCTATACCAATGTTTCCTAGTCCTCCTATGATGCCCGGCACCCCTGGAACCCCTGGGCCTCCTGGGATACATATGCCTGCCCCATCATCATCTTCTAATGTTAATGCACGGCCACCAGCACTAGATTCATCTGCATCTGCAAGACCTACTTTGCCCTCTGTACCTCCAAGTTCATCAAATTCAGCCACAGTGAATGCTGCTCAAAATGTTCAACAGCAAATGTATTCCGCATATCCAGGACCTCCAATAATTCCTCCACCTCAGGCACTGTGGCTGCGTCCTCCTCAAGCTGGGGGCCCACAGCACCCCCCTTTCCTTCCATACCCACCCGTGTATCCTGGTCAAATTCCTATTCCTGTACGTCCTGTGTCATTTCCTCCAGTTACTTTGCCTGAACAATCTCAACCTCCTGGTGTTTCTCCTGTGGGACCTCCTGCAGAAACATCCTTAACTGCGGGAGGGGCTGGGCAGCAATCAAGCCCCCTGGGGACCCAATCACCACCTCCAGGCATAG ATAAGGAAACAAAGTCTTCTGATTCAGTTAAGAAAGATGAGGTAATTATTAGCAGTGATGGTGATGATGCTTGGACAGCACACAAGACTGAAGCAGGGGTTGTTTATTATTATAATGCTATCACTGGAGAATCAACCTATACTAAGCCTTCTGCATTTAAAGGGGAG CCAGAGAAAGCCATTGGCCAGCCAATTCCAATTTCATG GGAGAAGCTGGGGAGTACAGATTGGTCCCTGGTCACCACTAATGATGGCAAGAAATATTACTATAATACAAGGAGCAAG GTAAGTAGCTGGCAAATACCCATTGAGGTTGTGGAACTAAGAAAGAAGCAGGAATCTGAATCTTCTTCAAAAATGAGTGCACCATCTGCTCCAAATTCTGGTGGATTGGAAGAAAAGTCTCCTTCTTCTGTCGGTCTGAGTGCTCCTGCAGTTAATAGTGGTGGTCGTGATGCAATGACACTTAGACCCTCTGCTGTGCCAGTGGGTTCATCTGCACTGGATCTGATTAAGAGGAAGTTGCAGGATGCTGGCACACCTGCTGGCTCATCTCCTCTTCCAGCTTCATCAGTCTCTTCTGCAACTGAGGTGAATGACCCTAACATGGTGGAGAATACTGCAAAGGACCAGCAACTTgacaatttaaaagaaaaaattagagaTGCTAATGGGGATGGCAATATGTCAGACTCGTCCTCCGATTCAGATGATAATGATGGTGGACCATCCAAGGATAAATATATCATGGAGTTCAAG GAAatgctgaaagaaaaaggaattgcACCTTTTTCAAAATGGGATAAAGAACTTCCAAAAATTATTCTTGATCCACGTTTTAAG GCTGTACCAGGTTATGCATTAAGGAGGTCTCTGTTTGAGCACTATGTTCGTAATCGAGCCGAAGAAGCACGAAAGGAGAAACGGGCAGCACAAAAGGCTGCGGTTGAGGGTTTCAAACAATTGCTGGAAGAAGCTTCAGAG GATATTGATCACAAAACTGATTATGCAACGATTAAACAAAAATGGGGAAATGATCCACGATTTCTGGCCTTGGATCGCAAGGAGCGAGAGCAGTTATTGAATGagaa GGTTCATCCTCTGAGGAAAGCTTATGAAGAGAATGTCCAGGCTGCCCGTGCAGCTGCAGTTTCCAGCTTCAAGTCTATGCTTCGAGATAATCGAGATATCAACAGCAGTAGCCGTTGGTCCAGG ATGAAGGATAGCTTACGGGGTGATCCAAGATACAAATCAGTGAAGCATGAAGAAAGGGAAATTTTGTTCAATGAATACATATCTGAACTAAAAGCTGCAGAACAAGAAGCAGAAAGAGCTGCAAGGgcaaaaaaggaggaagag GAGAAGTTGAAAGAAAGAGAACGTGAAAtgcgcaagagaaaagaaagggaagaacaagAAATGGAAAGAGTGCGCTTGAAGGCGCGTAGAAAGGACGCAGTGGTTTCTTATCAAGCCCTTCTCACAGAGAAGATAAAGGATCCTCAG GCATCATGGACTGAATCAAAACCTAAATTGGATAAAGATCCACTTGGTCGTACCAAAAACCCTGATCTCGAGGAAACTGACATGGAAAAACTATTTCGGGAGCATATGAAGATGCTGTATGAG CGCTGTGCTCGTGAATTTCGGGCCTTGTTAGCTGAAGTTATCACAGGGGAGACTGCATCCCAAGCAGCAGAGAATGGGAAGACTGCGCTCAATTCCTGGACTATGGCAAAGGAACTGTTAAAACTTGACCCAAGATATTCAAAATTGCCTAGGAAAGAGAGGGAGTCTCTCTGGCGTCGACATGTTGATGAGATAATTCGAAAGCAAAAAAAGTATGATACCAAGGATGAGAAAGCGAATCCTATTGAGAAAGTTAAAACTCCCATGGATTCGAGGAGTTCACCAGTGCCGGGGAGAAACCATGGCCGGAGATGA